One segment of Eschrichtius robustus isolate mEscRob2 chromosome 3, mEscRob2.pri, whole genome shotgun sequence DNA contains the following:
- the LOC137762616 gene encoding LOW QUALITY PROTEIN: uncharacterized protein (The sequence of the model RefSeq protein was modified relative to this genomic sequence to represent the inferred CDS: inserted 6 bases in 4 codons; deleted 8 bases in 5 codons; substituted 1 base at 1 genomic stop codon) has translation MCICFCRGGGGVSAPCPAMQGVGXDFSREGARPGPGPKSSRHXHPLLLQGTAKAKPSSGQDYVYWVDPWRXRGSREKQRQRGSREGTRTRQQEAAVIITPSLLPQPPVTESGRELKFWVERWPSSGAPPAPPPIRAELLTSVVSAAKGRSSHQQPPSQPQAAEETLQLRLNHCDPSLNFKSWGVREGSGAELLPPSTFLPFPLSFSAPELAHLXALAPWIPLPGAFWIQQKXFFFFLESRTPSSMRSWGWEGLIVSRKGLEGKGERWESQA, from the exons ATGTGTATCTGTTTCtgcaggggtggagggggagtgTCGGCCCCCTGCCCAGCTATGCAGGGGGTGGGGTAGGACTTTTCCAGAGAGGGAGCCAGGCCTGGCCCTGGCCCCAAGAGCTCACGCC CCCACCCCTTACTTCTCCAGGGAACTGCCAAAGCCAAACCCAGCTCAGGACAGGATTATGTGTACTGGGTAGACCCATGGAG AAGAGGtagcagagagaagcagaggcagagagggagtaGAGAGGGGACCCGGACCCGGCAGCAAGAAGCGGCAGTGATCATCACcccatctctccttccc caACCTCCAGTAACAGAGTCAGGCAGAGAGCTGAAGTTTTGGGTGGAACGTTGGCCCTCCTCTGGAGCccct cccgcccccccccccatcaggGCGGAGTTGCTGACCTCAGTGGTCAGCGCAGCCAAGGGAAGGAGCAGCCATCAGCAACCCCCTTCCCAACCCCAAGCAGCTGAGGAGACCCTGCAGCTCAGGCTCAACCACTGTGATCCCTCCCTTAACTTC AAGTCCTGGGGTGTCAGGGAGGGAAGTGGGGCT GAGTTACTACCCCCAAGCACATTCCTGCCCTTCCCTCTGTCATTTTCC GCCCCTGAGCTGGCCCACCT GGCATTAGCTCCTTGGATTCCTCTCCCGGGTGCCTTTTGGATccaacaga catttttttttttcctggaaagcaGAACTCCGAGCAGCATGAGGAGTTGGGGGTGGGAAGGGCTCATTGTGAGCAGGAAGGGGCTGGAGGGCAAGGGGGAGCGATGGGAGAGTCAGGCTTAG